The following nucleotide sequence is from Halobacillus mangrovi.
CTCCATCTGGTGTGAACATAATTAAGTCTCCAGCGTCTTTGCTGCCGATCATATCCATTTGAAAATGAGCGACCGTACGATCGACTTCATCTTGACTTAACGTACTCGCGTAGTGGTATGATCCCACAAGCCCTTTCTCCTCTGCACCGAACGTCATAAAACGTAATTCGGTATCTGTCGGAGTTTTAGCCATAATTCTTGCGAGTTCAAGTACGCCGGAGACACCTGAAGCGTCATCGTTCGCACCAGGCCCGCCTTCAACGGAGTCATGGTGGGCACCTACCGTAATGATTTGGCCGGTGTCTTTATTTTTGTGCGGCTTTTTCGTTGCGATAACGTTATAGGAGGTGCCGTAGATCGGCCCTGATCCTTCTACAGAAACGGTTGCCATAACTTCTCCAGCCCCTAATTGCTCAACAAGCTGAAGTCCGGCATCACGGTTGATGGCTACGGCAGGGATATTTTGTCCATCGTATGTATAGCCAAAGTCATTGCCTTCCGCTCCTTCACGATTGAACATAATCACTCCTTCAGCCCCTTGATCCAGCACATTTTGCACTTTCTCATAAAAACTGATTTCTCCGCGTTCGATTAATGCGATTTTACCGTCAAGGTCAACCGTTACTTCGTCAGCTGAAGCCAGTCCAACATAGACGAGAGAACCTTCTACCGTGCCATCAACAGAACCATTAAACGTATGGACGTCCCCATCAAAATCGGTTCCATTGATTGTGATGGTCGAAGTTCCTTCCCAGCCTGCTTCAAATTCAAACGGCTGTAACTCTGTTTCGTACCCGTAGCTTTCAAACTCGCTCTTAATGTACTGAACGGCATTGTACTCTCCTTGTGTCCCAGCTTCACGAGGGCTTTCAGACAAGAGAGCAATTTGATTGTACATACGATCTTCTTTGATCTTTTTAATGATCTTGTTGTCAAAAGCATGATCAGACTGAGCATTTGGTGCATGAGGGTTGGCATCAACTACTGCTGCATGAGCAGAGCTAAGGACTAAACCTCCTGCCA
It contains:
- a CDS encoding M28 family peptidase, which encodes MSKKALTVLLAGGLVLSSAHAAVVDANPHAPNAQSDHAFDNKIIKKIKEDRMYNQIALLSESPREAGTQGEYNAVQYIKSEFESYGYETELQPFEFEAGWEGTSTITINGTDFDGDVHTFNGSVDGTVEGSLVYVGLASADEVTVDLDGKIALIERGEISFYEKVQNVLDQGAEGVIMFNREGAEGNDFGYTYDGQNIPAVAINRDAGLQLVEQLGAGEVMATVSVEGSGPIYGTSYNVIATKKPHKNKDTGQIITVGAHHDSVEGGPGANDDASGVSGVLELARIMAKTPTDTELRFMTFGAEEKGLVGSYHYASTLSQDEVDRTVAHFQMDMIGSKDAGDLIMFTPDGEKNLVTDLGASAGARVAEEMIEYGQLGRSDHVPFFERGIPAALFIHAPLEPWYHSPEDTLDKISKEKLKETVEIVGAGVYEIARPDSPALENAKVAPGPVEYDFEDRPL